gcggccgggcccgggcgcGCGGCTCGCGGGGCCTGCCTGGCCGGGACGCGCGCGCCGCCCCGCTCGGAGGGCCGGGCCTCTCCGCCGCGCCTGCGCGCCGCGGGGCGGCCGCCATGGCCGTGCACTACTGCGGGCTGTGCCGCCGGAGCGCCTTCACGGGCCGCCGGCATCTGTACAGCCCGGGGCATCGCCGGCGGCTGCGGGAGgtgctggcccagctgcaggaggcgaccgcggcggcgcgggcagcggcggccgtCGCCGATGGGGCCGCGGCCGTGCGGCGCTACGACCCAGCGGAACACGACGGGCGCGTGTGGTGCCCGTGCTGCGGGCGCGGCGTGCGGCGGGacgggcggcgcggcgggctGGCGCTGCTGCAAGCCGGGTTGATGCGGCACTTGGCCGGGTGCGTGGGCGGGAACGGGCGGGCTGATGCTGCCGTAGGCCGGGCTCTTGTGGCACTTGGCCGGGTGCGGGCGGTGCTGACGGTGTCACGGTGTCTCGCAGGCCCGAGCACCGCCGGGAGACGGCGCGTTTCTGGCGGGAGAACCGGGCGGAGGCAGCGCTGCGGGAGCGGTGCCTGGTGCCGGCCGAGGAGTACGAACGCTTCGCGCAGGCTGTAGAGCGGGCGCTGGTCGAGCACCAGCGGCGGGAGGAGGAGCGCATCCGCCAGGTAACCTCGTTCAGCTGCCCGCCTCGGCGTCAGCCGGGCCTCTGCTGGCCCCGCCTCACCGCTCTCTCCCCGCAGATGGCGGCTGACATCCGGGAGGCCGAGCGTCGGCAGCGAGAGACGGTGCAAGCCGCGCTCCAGGTCGGTGAGCTGtatcctgccctggctgcagcctggcgGGGAGCGGGCACTGCTCTCCGTACCCCACCACGGGCACCCGGGTGCTCTCGGGTGGGGCTAGGGGCGGCTGGGTGGGGGCTGTAGTCAGCACCAGAAATATCGTTCCTTTTTCCTGAATCACACTCAGCTTCAACCAGAGCCAGAACTTTGTACAGGAACTTCTGTCTGCAGGCTCCCCGCAGGACCTGGACGGTGAGCACCACTTTCCCTTAGCAGTGGCTGATGCATCCCTGCTGAAAGCACACGGGGAGTTTGACTGTCATTACCAGGATCTTGCAAATCTTTCCCATGCACTACAGTAAGCACTGGCCTCTTATTTCAGGGACAGCCCTTGTGCTGCAGAACAGCCTGGCCCGAGCGGAATGCAGGCAGGACCTGATTTAGCCTGGATGGAATCAGGCAAGGTTCTGACCTTCATTGGCCACCAGGTAGGTGTGACTGGCTAGCAAATGTAATTTCAATTTAACTGCAAGTCACCTACAACACGTCACAAAGCAGAACAAGGGGTAGTCTCCATCACAAAAAGGAACAGCTTTGTGGATTTGGGGAGCAGCTAGCCCGGTTTCAGTTATCCAGGTTTAAGTTTCATTAAGAAAACATTCTTTAATATGcatgggagaaaaaaactcaaactCTCTTTTAAAGagctttcctctgcttttttctaATATAACTTGATTCTGGAAGGGCATGAAGACAAAGCTCTTCCAGTCAGAGACACTCTTAAACATAAGATCCTCataagcattttattttcctgttaacaggaaacagaaggaaaaggaaatgtccACACAGGTAAGTGCACCTGCATCATGACTCACTAGCTTGCTACCTCATGGCTTGCAAATATCACAGGGATAACTCAAAGCAGTTTTGAAGCAGTTGCAGCATAACCAGGAGGCAGTCACTCTTTTGGCAATATTTGACAAACTAGAGAAGGAAATACATCAGCATAGTAAAAACTGTTGATGCTGCTGTTGTGGGAAGTGTATGATTCGGGGTGTGATATGCCATGGCCTTAGCTGAGGAAACCAGCTCCTTTTTCTCAGACCACCCAGAGTTCACTTTGTCACTTGCTTGGTAGCATAAGCAGCAGACAGGGGGAAGAGGGGACACTTTTCTCCTGTCACAGTTTAGGATAACTTCAGTGGCTAAGTATTCCCTGTGACTTCTAGGAGCAAAACCTCCGTGGCTAACAGAGGAAGAAGATGGAAGTAAACAACAAATTGGACCTTCCTATGAGGAATTTCTCAAACACAGTGAGCAGCTTGCACTGTTTTTAATTAACCTTACAGTCACTTTACCATGCTAGAGAACCAAAAGCGATTTGAAAAACTTGTTGAACAAAGTATTTGGAACTTTTGAGCCACCTGGTCTATGGGAAAGTGTCCCCGTCCATGGTATGTACAGGGGTTGCAGCAATGTGATCCTCAAGTtatcttccaacccaaaacactCTACaattctgttgggtttttttttttcagaggagaagcagaagcTAAAAAAGCTCCCAGTGGAACGTGTTGGTGCCAACTTTGACCATACCTCTCAGACAAGTGACAGCTGGCTCCCTTCCTTTGGGCGCGTATGGAATCACGGCAGGAGGTGGCAGTCCCGGTGAGCTTCAGGGCAGCACAGATGGATGCCAGGGGAGAGTCTGTGGCTTCTGTCCATGCAGGCTATTTATGGAGCAGGCTCTGAGGTAGCAGCAAGCATAACGAGCATAACAGCATCCTGCCGTACGAGTTATGCTGCACAGTGCTTAATCCAGGCAGAGTATCATTCTTGTCCTGGAACAGTGCACACACAGCTTGCAAGGAAGTGTGCTTATGGCTTTAGAGGCTGCACACAGGAAGGTGTCTGCCTCATTTGGCTTGGCTCACCTTTCAGACCCACACACTGTCCCACTAGCTTTTAACGTTCCAGAACTGTCAGCTAGCTGGAACTACCACTCACTGAGGTAACAAAAGTACTGAGGGAGCTTCCATGCTGGAACACTATGCACAGCTTTCTTTTTCAAGGAGAGTATTCATTACCTATGTCTAAAGGCTACTGCAGTCTGACTTCTATACTCTCTTTCAGGCATCAGTTTAGAACTGAAtcaggagaaaagaagaaaaaaaggtgatgAGGAACACCAGacatcagctctgctgtggaaaGGCTGGCTGTTGCCAGCTGCAGTTTTGTTGCTGACTGCCCTGTAAGGACACACAGTGTCCACTTGAGGATCACATCTAAAGTCACACAAAGTCACATCCTGCCAGCAAGGGCAGGTTCCTGTGGATGCTGTATCTTCCCTATCAGAAAGCCTACTCTGTACAGCAAGTGATGCCAGTGGCCTATGCTGACATGGAACATCCCActaaagaaagaatttttggagaaataaactttttgttttttaatgccTGTTTGTAGACCAACTGAAACTCATTTCAAATGCACAGCCCATCCTACAGGCAGCTAATGCCAGGTGTTTGatattttcattcaaatttATACTGCTTTCCTACATTCTAATATTCATCCTTTAAATTGTCTAAAACACTGGCTGCTGTAGGTGATGCagaattttcttccctttcaacCACACATTTGTAACACCAATAAAGACAAAAGCTGGCTGGTACAGGACAACAGCCATGACCTCTACCAGAACCTACTATAAATAATATATCAGTAATGAAACATACACATTCttgaaaaagcaagaaaaattatAATCAGTAATTTTATTGTGTGCATCTACATATGACGTATTATTGAAGAAGTCACTGGAGAACCTGCAAAACAGGAAGTCCCCAGTCAGAAAACCAGGTCAAAGCAGGCAAACAGTTTGATGTTTCTTCCAGTGAGCACAGGAACGAAATCTGAAATCACTCTTTAATTCTGGAGAACCAATGTTTCCAGTAATGTTTCCCCAGGAAGCTGCTTAGGATGTGAGCAAAATACTCTCAAACACCTGGAAGAACAGCCCACCACAGCCATGTGGAAGTTGCCTTTTACACACTGCAGAGCACAACTGAGCTCCTTAGCACCCCCTCTCACCTCCCTATGCGTCCTCCCCTGCAGGAGGTGCATCTCCACCTTTTGTGTTTCGGGTATAGATCACTTGGGCTCGGTGCTTGGACACCAGTTTGATCAACCCTACGGAAAAAGAAGATTATGTCAGTATGCATGTACTGATGGATGCCAGGGATGCTGAGGTCCCTCCTAGAGAGGCAGAGCAATGTACAAGAGGAAGTAACAAGGGGCAGCAGCTTATGCAAGTCTTTTGTTCCTATCTGGTTGCATTTACATCACAGCCCATCCTTCTGGCAACATTTTTCTTAGTACAGCAATGCCTCTATGCTGTGCCATACTTTGGAGCACTTCTGAAATGCAGTCCAAAACCAATTTACGCATGGAACACTTCAAATgctgcaggaaagctgctggGCAAGCAAGGAAAACCAAACAGCCAATTCAAGcagctggttttttttgagtgctCACctttgctgagcagctcctggagggcAGCCCGAGCCAAGGAGCCTCGAATCTTCAGCCTTTCTGAGACAACTGCAGGTGTGATGAGCTTGTAGTTGGGCACTTCTTTGCAGAGTTTGTCATAAGTGGCCTTGTCAAACAGGACAAGGTTGTTCAACTTGTCTCTCACTTTCCCCTTGGACCACTTCTacttaaaaagagagaaaaaacaatgcCCCCCTAAGCCATCTTGTAAGCAAGAACAAAAGATGGAACTAAACGATGTCCCAAGAACTGCACCATCAAATGCCTCCGTATCACATCCAAACTAAAGCACTAATGAGACGCACaaaattttctttgtaaattaaCGCGCTGCAGATAAAATAACTGCAgtatctaaaaataaaaggactAACGTCTTCTGTTACTCAGATTTAACACTATTATGTACAGCTTGCTGGCAGATGAGGAGCTGGCGCCTCTAACAAGAAGATGCCCGCCCCCGCCCTCACGCCGCTCTCGGGGCCCGGCCACGCTGCACACGCGCCAGGCCCGGGATCCCTCCGCGCCCCGAGCCCTCAGTCTCGCCCGCTCCCACCTTCTTTTTGGCTTTGCCGCCGGACTTATTAACCGGGTCCTTGTCCTTCTTGGCGGACTTGCCCGCGTCTTTCTTCTTCTTGTCGTCTTTGGGCGGCTGCGAGAGGGTGAGAAGGATGGGGGGTGAGCGGCGAGGCGCAGCGTCGCTCCCCCGGGCACCTCGCAGGGATTCCTGCCCCGCTCAAGGAACCGGCAGCGTCTCTCggggggcccggcccggctcgccgcccgccccccggcccggccccgctcaccATGATGCGGCCGCAGCTCCTCCGCAAGATGTCGGCGAGAAAGGAAGAGCCTGGCGTGGGGCGGGGGCGGGCCCCGCGGGGCGGTGGCGTCACTGCCGGGGCGGAGGCGCTGCGAGCACGGGCGGGGGCTGGCGCTGCCGGGGCCCTGCGCTATGGCCATCTTCAGCGTCTACGTGGTCAACAAGGCTGGCGGCCTCATCTACCAGCTGGACCACTACGCGCCCCGCGCCGACACCGAGAAGACGTTCAGCTTTCCGCTCGATCTCGTCCTGCGTCCGCACGACGAGCGCATCGTCGTCGCCTTCGGGCAGCGGGACGGCATCCGCGGTGCGGCGGGTGGGAagggccgggcgggccgggcttGCTGACCGAGGGACTGACTGACAGTCTCACGCCgccgcgctgtccccgcagtGGGTCACGCCGTGCTCGCCATCAACGGCGCCGAGGTCAACGGTCGCTTCACGGCGGACGGGAAGGACGTGCTGGAGTTCCTGGCTAACCCCGCCAACTACCCGGTGTCCATCCGCTTTGGCCGCCACCGGCTCTCCTCCAACGAGAAGCTTATGCTGGCCTCCATGTTCCATTCGTGAGTGAGGGTGGGCCGTGACGGGACGGGGGTGGCACGGGCAGGGGTGGTGAGGGGCACTGAGGGGCCTGTCCCCACAGGCTGTTCGCCATCGGGTCACAGCTGTCACCTGAGGTTGGGAGCTCCGGGATAGAGATGCTGGAGACCGACACCTTCAAGTTGCACTGCTTCCAGACACTGACAGGTACAATGGGGTCCTAGGCACCCAGCACCGCTCTGCTTTGTCAGGGCTGTCTCTGTGCTTGGCCTTCCTTATGCTCCTGGCATTATGGCTCCAGGGATCAAATTCATGGTGCTTGCTGACCCAAGGCAGACAGGAATTGATGCTCTTCTTCGCAAAATCTATGAGATTTACTCAGACTTCGCTCTGAAGAATCCTTTCTACTCCCTGGAGATGCCAATAAGGTAAGGAAAAGCCCATTTTTAGTCATCTGGCTGCAACCCCTCATTGTTTTCTGCCTATACAGTAGCAAATGCAAACAGGCCTTAAGTAGCAGAAGTGGGGAAGGAAGCCACAGCACACTGCTGCAGAGAGTGAACACAGACCTAAGTTCTTTCCAGTGCTGGGTCTGCTGAGGAAGTGGGAGGTGCACTTCCTTGGCACAAACCCTACAGTCCTGCCATATATTCAGGCCAATACAAGAAGCTTTAATCTTAACTAAGGACCAGGGCAGACTTCGACAGCAGTTGTGTTGCAGTGTCGTAACTTTTTGAATCTCTCCTTGAAGGATATGGAGCCAAAGGATGTGGAAATCCTTTGTTAGCTTTGTTAACTCACTTCCATAGGTAAGTCATCCCTTTCACTTTTCTGTTTCAGGTGCGAGTTGTTTGATCAGAACTTGAAGCTTGCTCTGGAGGTGGCAGAGAAAGCCGGACCCTTTGGACCTGGATCATAGAGAAAGCCTCGCCTGTTGCAGATTCATTCATCTGAAGAGTGGGGCCTCTCTCTTCCCTGGCTGGCCTCTCATAAAGTTCCCCTCTCcacagcagagactgctcatCCCCAAAACATGCCTCAGTATCTCTCAAAATACCGGTTTATCCCCGTTGTTGTGAAACTTACCTTAAACAGATTCCTTAGCACTGTTTACAGGGGGCACAGGGCCTTATTTTGCTgttgcagctctgctgcacttgGGTACAGGAGAAGGTGCAGGTCTGTGGCCTTACCACAGtcagtgcttttctttcctgtcatAAATGTACATACATATTTTTCCTGTATAGCTCTAACTTATGGTCTTGCAGAAGGTTTCTGTATAGAAGTAATAAGTGTTTATTAATGAGGCAAATGGTTGTTTGCTTTCTGTTGATGGGGATATTTGTGCCAGTGGCACCTCAAGAGGATACATGAGTTTGGATGGTTTTGCTTACACCACTCTCCATAAGACAACCGGGGCCTTTGTGACactgcttcatttttatttcacatataGAAGAAGATCAtataattaaatacaaaatgtaattcacttccatttttttaattaaggctAGCTAACTACTCTTGCAACCAAGGTACTCAGCAAAGTACCTGCATGCAGGTTCTTTACGAGTTGAACTTGCCCTTTCAGGACCCTGAAACAGTAAATCCTTTTGCGGGAAAACAAGAATATTCAACAAATTCCTGGTTAAATACCTGAGTGTACTTATTGCAGGGTGCTGGGCCTGACTGCTAAGGCTGACTCAGAGGCAGCCTgagcccctgcctgcagccatgAGAGATGCAACTCTCGACCAAAACCATCCCACTCTTCACACCCTGTACTGAAAAACTACAAGCCGCTGCTAGAAATGTGGGTTATCTCAAAACCCAGCTGCAGAAATTGTGGGTTGGTGGTGGCTGCTGTtgcaattcctgctgctgggataGTTTTCCTGGCTGATTTGCAGAGCACTGGCTATGAGCTgccttggcagcagctgcctcccttgCAAATCATTAACACTGCACATGGACATCACACCAGACAGGATCAGTTCACTTAGAAGGAGCTTCTCTAAACGCCATGCATTCCCTGGAAACATGCCTATTTCTAGATGCTGCggagagccctgctgcagcacgtCCCACTGTTTGCTTGTCCGTGGCAACACACTCCCTCACTCCTAGCAACTAACCCCATGTACAGCTAAAGCCTTGCTGCTGTCAAAGCAGGCTGGACTGCAGTCATCACCACACCCTGgtctgctgctgttgtgtggCTGGTCACACAGAGCTCACACAGAAGTGACCTGGAACTGCTGTGTTTATGGCAGCTACATGGGATGGACACAGGCAGCAAAGGCTCAGTTCAGGGCCCCTAAGCAGTGAAGCTGAACTGATTAATGTCTCAGTTAATGGCTGAGACaaacaaaaatgacaaaactAGAGGTAAGTGCACATGAAGCCAGTCATTTCAGACCGCTTGTAGTGGGGAAGCTCAGGCTACAGAGCCTACTTGCTTCACTAACAGTGCTGTGAGGAAGAGGTACAGTAAAATCATTGCAAATGTAAACTAGGTGAATTATCACATCTTGAGGGAAAAAGTGATCAGTAGCAGGAACCTTGTGCCCTCTGGCACCTGACACTGGATGAGAAGTTGAGACATTTTTATCTAGGTTGCAGCAATAGGTAAACTCACTCCTAGGCCAGTTAAACAAAAATGAGCATCATTCACGTCAGCGTGGGAACATCCTTTCCACCAAGCAGCTTATCCTCAGTCAGCCTTCTTGGAAATCCGTCCCATCTTGGTGCGGATGTTTCGTAGGAAGAAGAAAGCCACTGTGCTAACGATACAGATGACTTCAGCTACCCAGAAGGCTGTGGCCCAGCTGTAGTGCTTGGCAATTGTACTGAAAGGCAGTCCAGCCAGGAAACCCccaactgtaaaaaaaaaaaacagctaaCAACACTTGTGCACTCTCATATTATCTATCAATACCTGCTTTTGCATATATAACAATTCCTCAGGCCTGGTTTGAACTTAAAGCACAACGCAA
This DNA window, taken from Prinia subflava isolate CZ2003 ecotype Zambia chromosome 22, Cam_Psub_1.2, whole genome shotgun sequence, encodes the following:
- the RPS25 gene encoding small ribosomal subunit protein eS25 → MPPKDDKKKKDAGKSAKKDKDPVNKSGGKAKKKKWSKGKVRDKLNNLVLFDKATYDKLCKEVPNYKLITPAVVSERLKIRGSLARAALQELLSKGLIKLVSKHRAQVIYTRNTKGGDAPPAGEDA
- the TRAPPC4 gene encoding trafficking protein particle complex subunit 4; translated protein: MAIFSVYVVNKAGGLIYQLDHYAPRADTEKTFSFPLDLVLRPHDERIVVAFGQRDGIRVGHAVLAINGAEVNGRFTADGKDVLEFLANPANYPVSIRFGRHRLSSNEKLMLASMFHSLFAIGSQLSPEVGSSGIEMLETDTFKLHCFQTLTGIKFMVLADPRQTGIDALLRKIYEIYSDFALKNPFYSLEMPIRCELFDQNLKLALEVAEKAGPFGPGS
- the CENATAC gene encoding centrosomal AT-AC splicing factor is translated as MSRTSAAVAAASPTPAGAGSGRARARGSRGLPGRDARAAPLGGPGLSAAPARRGAAAMAVHYCGLCRRSAFTGRRHLYSPGHRRRLREVLAQLQEATAAARAAAAVADGAAAVRRYDPAEHDGRVWCPCCGRGVRRDGRRGGLALLQAGLMRHLAGPEHRRETARFWRENRAEAALRERCLVPAEEYERFAQAVERALVEHQRREEERIRQMAADIREAERRQRETVQAALQLQPEPELCTGTSVCRLPAGPGRDSPCAAEQPGPSGMQAGPDLAWMESGKVLTFIGHQETEGKGNVHTGAKPPWLTEEEDGSKQQIGPSYEEFLKHKEKQKLKKLPVERVGANFDHTSQTSDSWLPSFGRVWNHGRRWQSRHQFRTESGEKKKKR